The Malus domestica chromosome 10, GDT2T_hap1 nucleotide sequence AAAAATAACAATCTTTATGGGTTGTGTAGGCCTTATGGCCCAAGCGTATATACTTGCATCAACTGGCCCATTTATGGCCTCTTCATTTTTGCCTTAAACCCCATACAAAGAACCAAATCGAGAGACAAAAATGGCAAGGAATTCAGGTGTAGCCATGGCACGGCAATTGCTCGGCAATCGCAGCAAGTTCTGCGCCGCGCTTCTTCATCGTCACAACCTTCCTTCCAGTTCTTTCCAAACCCTGGCTTCATCAATCCCCATCTCACCACCTCCCCCGCCCACAGCAACCCCTTCCACCTCCAAACCCTTCTCCAATCCCCTCCACCACTCCCCAAACCCTCGCTTTCTGCAGCTCCGACCTCTCTCCTCGCCCTCAGGTACTCCgtatttttgttattgtttCAGCCATTGCtcaaagtttcaaattttgaattttgggttttggaaTAGCTCATTaaattgaattcttgattaaCTTGAATTTCAGGTTCCTCAAACATTGTTGTCATTAAGTCAGAGGATGAATACAGCAGCGCAATCAGCAAAGCTAAGGGtaatttttctgggtttttttttcggttttcgaaattgttttgttttgagaaaactTATCAAAGATTTATGCAAATTATCTGATTTATATGTTAAATTTCATATAGACGGAGCCGAGCCAGCACTTTTCTACTTCACTGCAGTCTGGTGCGGGCCTTGTAAGTTCGAAAGACGTTTTCTTTTAAGCAACGAAGTCATTGGCACGAAATGTGGCGTAATTATGTGTTTTGAACTTAAAATTGGTACTTTGGTGTGATCTCTTGTGCAGGCAGGTTCATATCTCCAGTCATTGGAGAGTTGAGCGAGCAATACCCACATGTAACAACATATAAGATTGACATCGACGAGGTGCGCATTCGCATCGGAATCTAGTTATTATGGAACCTAGTTATATGTTAAGTGTTGTTAATTATGAAATCTAGTTATTTGTTACGGGTTTCGATTCTCAAGTTAGTTTTAGCAATAACTTTACTTGTGCGCTCATAGCCATCTGCCGTGGAATGGTTAGCTAGTTTGaatgtaatttcatttatttttaatctgggagcatgattttttttttttttttttaattcataccTAACCTTGTTTATTCTATCTACAGGAAGGACTTACAAACACTTTGGGCAAGTTGAATATTTCCTCTGTGGTAAATGATTGCTCTTATTATGTTTGAAAGAAAATGCTccaatttgttttgttcttcGTATATAGCTTCTTTTATTCATGGCACTCGTGGGATGATCTTTTTAGGATGGTCTTTTGAATGGATTATTACTGGTTTTGCTTCTTAGTAATTCTATATGTTTTAACTTGGATATGGTGAAATCCAAGCTCCATTTGGTTCGTGATCTGATGTGTGTATTTTGGTGCAGCCTACATTCCAGTTCTTTCAAGATGGAAAGAAGGTGGCTGAAGTTGTTGGTGCTGATGTTGCTCGCTTGAGAGACACTTTTGCAAAACTCTACAAGTAATTCTTTAGTACATTACACTACACTTGTGTGCTTTCTCATTTGTGAATGCGGTGTTCATATTAAGTGCATAATAGTTTTTAGCGGTTCAAGTTTCTCCAAATGTGATCAGTTCTATAGCTCAATTTATATTAAACCCTATCGTAGGATTTCcattttatgtgtgtgtgtaactaAAACTGTTGGTGTTGATGACACTTAGAAAGTAGCTATTGAAAAACGTGGTAGTTGCATAATTCATTTGCACTAGTGTCTTTGGAGCTGTTAAAATTGGGTTACTCTTGTTGTATTGGTTTAACTTGTGTAAGTAGTTTCCAAAGAGATGCATAATTCAGGATTCTTGGACATGCTTGTGAATCGATAGTTCATGTTCTCTTGAATtgcttttgcatgtgaacaataAAAAGCGTtcatgcttttgcttttgtttgcaCTTCCGCACTCTCAGTCAAACGCAGAGACACTGACACATTTCCGTATAGTTTCTAGCTTTCTGCTGTATGATCTGGAATTATGGCTGAGCAGTAGTTTTGTGTTCCAGGCAGGAATGAGTGAGGATGATCAATCCGcgcccgaaaaaaaaaaaggcgatCAAGAAAGACTCACGGACAAAGGAGAGAATAAACTAAAGGAGATTGTAAGAATTATTTTGTGCTGGCAAGCTGATTGTAAGATTGCCTTTTCTACTATAAACGGTTAACTTGTTCGACAAGTTTGGTTTTTAAGGCTTTATCAAATTTGTGTTGGTTTATACGGTAATTAGTTAAAATCCAAAACCCTCCATGAATAGACAGTAGGGTTTTTCTCACTTGGAAGTTTAATTGGAATCACTATCAAGATATAAACTATATATTCACAAAGGGTTAACAAAACAAAGCTATACATATTTTCCCCGCATGTATGTGAGTCTGAATGTTAACGCAAAATCTCTACATTTGATGTCATAACCAAATCCTGCTACAAGTGAGGTTTCTCTATTAATCTAGGGCAAGGGAAGATGACCGAAGCTGAAGTTTGGGGCCTGTAATTCGGACTCCAACTTGCTCTTGAAGAAGGcatatttaaattaattattgagACTGACTCTGACTTTGCTGTGTTATTGTTGAATCAATCTGTGCAAGATATTTTTCACCCTCTCGCTACCCTTTTGAAGAGTTGCAGGGATAATGATGAGACGGATTGTGCATTGTGAGTTGAAACAAGTTTCAGGGAACTGAACAATGTCGTATATCAGCTATAGCCAAATAGAGCTACAATTTGGACCTTGGTCTGTATATTTTAGAGCTTCCTCCCATAGCTTATGCAACATAATGTGGcagaaactaacacacaaattaaataatattaagACAGTTGTAGTATGAgtaagtaaggatcgttctaggctAGGGATTAGAAGGAATGCTAATCAACACTAATTAgacttaaaaattgaaaactaagcTAAACTGACACTAAACATAAGGGGGGAAGTTTTTGGAGGAATTCTAACTTAAAACAagtaaattgaagaaacaaattaaGTTTGGTACGAAAATtgggtgaaaggctagctagaggattcttctccacacatgaaacatatgcatacaaatcgatttccagttattctttctataaaccataaatgacaatgccccaaattaattgtgaaccacactaattaactctcagattttcctaatttcactGAATTGGACTtagcgacgcaaccaaattattcttatcaacattgacaagacattcgtaactatgaactacatgatactcttgctaggaatttacttaacacaatcatgactagtgacttttactactcgtaaatataagttcataacgattaggtgaaattcccttatattctagcatcaaatctctgcatgcaaactaagtatgcacccataatcaacacacaagaacaagttcttaataaaacagataagtaaattgcattcacggtttatgaaacaataactggatgtaatcaattcatataaaacatatgatcatggcttcgaattcacctctagctaaaaagaaattTAGTTACGCATGTTCGTCATAACTAAATAAAACCaatctaaattaaacattgaaatcaaataaggatagaaagaactctTAAACACTCCAGCAATGGCAGATTCGGCTCCTCCTCTAGATGGCAGAATTGGCTCCTCTTCTCCTTGCAAGCACGGCTCAAAATCTCCTTCTCTCCTCCAGAAACCTACGGCACTCTCAtcaattttctctctaaaaactCCCTCTAAAATTTGCGGCAAtaacttgtatttatagggctagggcacGACCTACTTTGTGGTGGAAAATGATTAAGTTGTTTGCAGTGTTTTAGGACTCCTTAAATCATATTAGAAGTGGTTGAATGTGATAAGGAATCCCCCTTGTAGTTGGAGATAAGGTAATGTAGGATTAAACTacgataagataagataagaaaaGGTTGAGATAAAACAGgactggataagataaggtaagtTTGGGTAAGGATATGATAGGATTAGATAAGGTTTGTTAAGGATAAGGTTTCcccttaatttctgattccttgtcTCCCAAGCCTCACTCTTAATTCCTCCAGATTGTAGCACATTTCTAGCAttatttaaacaccaaaaacgtccatccgaAGTGCTCCCCACGcatgctatccaatccaagtccaaaactgctccaaattgctccatttagcCATTTATTGTCGTCTTTGCCAAtt carries:
- the LOC103446005 gene encoding thioredoxin O2, mitochondrial-like is translated as MARNSGVAMARQLLGNRSKFCAALLHRHNLPSSSFQTLASSIPISPPPPPTATPSTSKPFSNPLHHSPNPRFLQLRPLSSPSGSSNIVVIKSEDEYSSAISKAKDGAEPALFYFTAVWCGPCRFISPVIGELSEQYPHVTTYKIDIDEEGLTNTLGKLNISSVPTFQFFQDGKKVAEVVGADVARLRDTFAKLYKQE